From Arcobacter arenosus:
TATAGTTCAAAAATGAAAAAATTTGAAAAAAACTCAAATTGGGTAGATGTTGACCCCAAACTATATACACCTATAAATCAAGGTATAGTAATATTAAGTAAAGCAAAGTCATCAAAAGATACAAAAGCATTTTATGATTTTATTTTAGGTGAAAAAGCAAAAAAAATATTTAAAGAGTTTGGTTATTTAGTTCCATGAATAAATTAGAGGTAATTGTAAAAAAAATTGACGCTGTAGAGTCTTTACATATTGTAAGTTTTGATTTTTATGGAGTAGAGCTCAAAATGATGAGTTTAGAACTTAATGAAAAAATAACTGTAGGAACAAAAGTTGTTCTTGCAGTTAAACCTACCCATGTTAGTTTTGCAAAAAACTTTGCGGGACATATAAGTGTTACAAATCAGTTTAAAGCAAGAATCAAAGGTATAAATAAAGGTAAACTTTTAAGCAGTGCAATTTTTGAAGCAAAATATACTCTAATTGAATCTGTTTTTACAACTGAAAGTTTAAGAAAATTAAACCTTCAATTACACGATGAATTTCTAATTTTAATAAAAGCAAGTGATATATTTATAAAGGAGATAATAAATGATTGAAAATTTTGATTTTGAACCCTTTCTTATCTCTTTTAAGTTAGCTTTTTTTACTACTATAATACTGTTTATAATAGCATTACCTCTTTCGTGGTATTTATCCCAAACTAAGTCAAAATATAAACCTTTTATTGAAGCAATTACTGCATTACCAATTGTTTTACCACCTTCTGTTTTAGGTTTTTATATTCTTTGGGCCTTGTCATATAATTCACCAATTGGAAGTTTTTTTGAAGAAACATTTGGTATAAAACTTGTTTTTAATTTTACAGGGCTTGTAATAGCTAGTTGCTTTTATTCTTTACCTTTTATGGTGCAACCACTTCAAAGTGGCTTTGAAAGTTTAAATAAAAATATGTTAGAAGCTAGTTTTGTTGCAGGTAAAGGTAAAATTGAAACTATATTTAAAATAGCTATTCCAAATATAAAACCGGCA
This genomic window contains:
- a CDS encoding transporter, with product MNKLEVIVKKIDAVESLHIVSFDFYGVELKMMSLELNEKITVGTKVVLAVKPTHVSFAKNFAGHISVTNQFKARIKGINKGKLLSSAIFEAKYTLIESVFTTESLRKLNLQLHDEFLILIKASDIFIKEIIND
- the modB gene encoding molybdate ABC transporter permease subunit, coding for MIENFDFEPFLISFKLAFFTTIILFIIALPLSWYLSQTKSKYKPFIEAITALPIVLPPSVLGFYILWALSYNSPIGSFFEETFGIKLVFNFTGLVIASCFYSLPFMVQPLQSGFESLNKNMLEASFVAGKGKIETIFKIAIPNIKPALLTAIIVTFAHTVGEFGVVLMVGGSIPGETKVASVAIYEFVEIMDYTQAHIYSGIMIIISFLVLLSVYIFNQKQNKKFGI